AGCTTTCAGGCAACCATGTAGATAAATTGAGTGATTCTAAAATGTCAGATATCAGAAACAAATTTATTGGATTTGTGTTTCAGAACTTTCATTTGCTGCCGAGAATGACTGCGATAAAAAATGTTGAAATTCCTCTTATCTATAGAGGAATGGATGCGAAGACCAGGCATGAACTTGCGTCAAATGCATTAGAGCAGGTAGGGTTGAAGGAGAGAATGAAGCATCTTCCTTCACAAATGTCCGGTGGTCAGCAGCAAAGGGTTGCAATTGCAAGAGCAATAGTTGGAAATCCTTCAATTATTCTTGCGGATGAACCTACGGGTGCACTGGATACGAAGACCGGGGATTTGATTATGGAATTATTTGTTGAATTAAATCAGAAGAGTTCAATGACAATTGTTCAGGTAACTCATGAGGAAGAAATTGCCGAATATGGCAGCAGAATTATAAGATTGGTAGATGGAGAAATAGTTTCTGACGAAAGCAGTGGAGGTAAAGTAAATGTATAAAAAAGTAGCGTCAATATTAGCAGTTTTATTAGTCGTATTCGCAGGGGGCTATTTTACGGCGAAGCAGTTAGTACCTGATTCCGCTCAGGTCTCAACCGGCCCCAGATATGCAACGAAGGCCGTTGAAAGAGGAGATATAACTCAGGGTGTAAACATTTCAGGTCAATTAAACGGAAACTGGGGAGGTTCCATTACCGTTCCCAAACCGGAGGGTGTGACTGATTCAAATGGTTCGCCTATAAGTGTTACATACACTGTTGAAGAAGTTTTTGTACAGCCGAATCAAATGATTAAAAAAGACGATAACCTGGTTAGGCTTTCAGCAAACAATCTTACTGATATATTGGATGAATTAACAGAAAGCATCCAGAAAAAGCAAGAAGAAATTCAAGATAAAAATGAGGAAATAAGTACCAAAACAAAAGATCTTGGAAAACTCCTAAACAGAGATGTAACAGATATAAGTCAGGTTAATCCTTATGAAGGCATTGTTTTTTCTGCTCCTATCAGAGGAAGAATCACAGAACTTAATATTGAAGAGGGCGAGAGAGTTGAAAATTATAATATTGCAACCATTGTTGACGATAGTAAAGTAAAAATATCATTTAAAGTAAATACATATGAATATTCAAACGTTAAAGTCGGACAAAAAGTGTTGATGCAGTACAGGAAAAAACTTGAAAGCGGTGGATCACAGACTGCATTTGACGGTTTCTACCTGGGAACCATCAAGAAAATAAATGCAAATTCTGTTCCTAATTCAGACGGAATGACATATGTACATACAGGAGTTATTGAAGCCGATAATCCTGGACTTGTGCAGCCGGGAATGATAGTTGCAATTTATACGGATAACAATGGTTTGCCGGGAACCGGTTTTTCTTACAGCGGAGATGTTGATTCCTTTGTAGATGAAAAAAAGGTATCATACAGCAGATTCTC
Above is a window of Sedimentibacter sp. MB35-C1 DNA encoding:
- a CDS encoding ABC transporter ATP-binding protein, which translates into the protein MEIIRMENISKLYKSGQIEVDALKNISFSIKEKEFVSIMGPSGSGKSTLLNVIGCLDQASKGTYELSGNHVDKLSDSKMSDIRNKFIGFVFQNFHLLPRMTAIKNVEIPLIYRGMDAKTRHELASNALEQVGLKERMKHLPSQMSGGQQQRVAIARAIVGNPSIILADEPTGALDTKTGDLIMELFVELNQKSSMTIVQVTHEEEIAEYGSRIIRLVDGEIVSDESSGGKVNV
- a CDS encoding efflux RND transporter periplasmic adaptor subunit; translated protein: MYKKVASILAVLLVVFAGGYFTAKQLVPDSAQVSTGPRYATKAVERGDITQGVNISGQLNGNWGGSITVPKPEGVTDSNGSPISVTYTVEEVFVQPNQMIKKDDNLVRLSANNLTDILDELTESIQKKQEEIQDKNEEISTKTKDLGKLLNRDVTDISQVNPYEGIVFSAPIRGRITELNIEEGERVENYNIATIVDDSKVKISFKVNTYEYSNVKVGQKVLMQYRKKLESGGSQTAFDGFYLGTIKKINANSVPNSDGMTYVHTGVIEADNPGLVQPGMIVAIYTDNNGLPGTGFSYSGDVDSFVDEKKVSYSRFSGGDDANIIATEVYVSTNEFVEEGDVLAKIAGSDVVDSIQTEVNAIKTIYESIDTLNEDIEDIYKKIDKVSELTTKLMVTAPSDGMVSYVMYDVGDTIEASESSDKWSLQLLDMYNTDEMYINTTVSDLDVLYITQDAPVEVTVDALPGEEFEGTVMGLDQYTNREGKTVYNVQIKVEGREGLRPGMNTNCFVNSGESDDTLLVPIEAVFEEGGKQKVEVLNEAEEAEVVEIEVGLMNDMYVEVLSGLEEGQLVVTGSTKDLMPSQSVPENDSLLPAGN